A window of the Scleropages formosus chromosome 21, fSclFor1.1, whole genome shotgun sequence genome harbors these coding sequences:
- the LOC108920297 gene encoding uncharacterized protein LOC108920297, translating to MIGQGSRQRSTAAQQGDGSQHPTPHWSLEETIFTHTTKQRLYVTFVHLTKALDTVGRKGLWQIMERLECPPKFLNMIIKLHEGQRGQVRRSKDLSEPFPISDGVKQGCVLTPTLFAVFFSMMLQRATVDLDDEDDVYIRYRTDGSLLNLRRLKAHTKTVEHLIRELLFANDAALVSHMVTALQPITFCFAEAAELFGLEVSLKTTKVLHQSSPPEDYHPPHITIGESELKTVHRFGYLGCIISSDAKVNKDTDNRLAKVNSALGKLYRSVWNNKHLKKCTRISVYGAIVLTTRLYSSESWVTYRHHLRLFERFHQRCLHTILSIYWNNFITNTEVLKQAEVTQHRGHADEDAAVLGRAHLQDGGSSPAQDCAAWRTHHWPPQQRGTEEEVQGLSGEIP from the coding sequence ATGATAGGCCAGGGTAGTCGGCAGCGCTCAACTGCAGCTCAACAAGGAGACGGAAGCCAACACCCAACACCCCACTGGAGCTTGGAAGAAACCATTTTTACTCACACTACAAAACAAAGACTGTATGTAACGTTTGTCCACCTTACCAAAGCGCTTGACACTGTGGGCAGAAAAGGCCTGTGGCAAATTATGGAACGACTAGAATGTCCTCCAAAATTCCTCAACATGATTATCAAGCTACATGAAGGCCAGCGTGGCCAAGTCAGACGCAGCAAAGACCTCTCAGAGCCCTTCCCAATAAGCGACGGTGTAAAGCAAGGCTGCGTCCTCACGCCGACCCTCTTCGCAGTCTTCTTCAGCATGATGCTCCAAAGGGCCACAGTAGACCTTGATGACGAGGATGATGTCTATATCCGATACCGCACCGATGGCAGCCTGTTGAACTTGAGGCGGCTAAAGGCCCACACCAAGACAGTGGAGCATCTTATCCGAGAACTACTCTTTGCCAACGATGCTGCCCTTGTTTCCCACATGGTGACAGCTCTGCAGCCTATAACATTCTGTTTTGCAGAGGCTGCCGAGCTATTTGGGCTAGAAGTCAGCTTGAAGACGACAAAAGTTCTCCACCAGTCTTCACCTCCGGAAGACTACCACCCTCCCCATATCACCATAGGCGAATCAGAGCTGAAGACAGTCCACCGGTTCGGCTACCTGGGGTGCATCATCTCCTCGGATGCCAAGGTCAACAAAGACACCGACAACAGACTGGCAAAGGTAAACAGTGCATTGGGCAAACTGTACAGAAGTGTCTGGAAcaacaaacatctgaaaaaatgcacaaggatcAGTGTGTACGGAGCCATTGTATTGACCACTCGACTCTATAGCTCCGAGTCGTGGGTCACCTACCGTCACCACCTGCGACTCTTTGAGCGCTTCCATCAGCGTTGCCTCCACACCATCCTCAGCATCTACTGGAATAACTTCATCACCAACACTGAAGTCCTCAAACAGGCAGAGGTCACCCAGCATAGAGGCCATGCTGATGAAGATGCAGCTGTGTTGGGCAGAGCACATCTCCAGGATGGAGGATCATCGCCTGCCCAAGATTGTGCTGCATGGCGAACTCACCACTGGCCACCGCAACAGAGAGGCACTGAAGAAGAGGTGCAAGGACTCTCTGGAGAAATCCCTTGA